One Methylosinus sp. C49 DNA segment encodes these proteins:
- a CDS encoding HAD family phosphatase — MVFPHAVEAVLFDMDGTLLDTERLYVDAWIAAGRAVGHEITEAFCHRMIGKPMQDCETMMIERFGADFPLDACIEACGAYVARASRSGVPLKEGARELVDYLTAMNIPLAIATSSRRPTAEHHLSRCGLLSHFSALVTRDDVQRGKPHPESYLRAARALGKEPRRCLALEDSPTGLRSAAASGAMTIMAPDVLQPSAEERALCLAVVASLRDVLDMLRAHADTQRPLGAIAR; from the coding sequence ATGGTTTTCCCCCATGCTGTAGAAGCGGTTCTCTTCGACATGGACGGCACGCTGCTCGACACGGAGCGGCTCTATGTCGACGCCTGGATCGCCGCCGGCCGCGCCGTCGGCCATGAGATCACCGAAGCTTTCTGCCATCGCATGATCGGCAAGCCGATGCAGGACTGCGAGACGATGATGATCGAGCGCTTCGGCGCCGATTTCCCGCTCGACGCCTGCATCGAAGCCTGCGGCGCCTATGTCGCACGCGCCTCGCGCTCCGGCGTGCCGCTGAAGGAGGGCGCGCGCGAGCTCGTCGATTATCTCACGGCGATGAATATTCCGCTCGCCATCGCCACCTCCTCGCGGCGGCCGACCGCGGAGCATCATCTGAGCCGCTGCGGGCTGCTCTCGCATTTCTCCGCTCTGGTGACGCGCGACGATGTTCAGCGCGGCAAGCCGCATCCCGAATCCTATCTGCGCGCCGCGCGCGCGCTCGGCAAGGAGCCGCGGCGCTGCCTCGCGCTCGAGGATTCGCCGACCGGGCTGCGCTCGGCCGCCGCCTCCGGCGCGATGACGATCATGGCGCCCGATGTTCTGCAGCCCTCCGCCGAGGAGCGCGCCCTCTGCCTCGCCGTCGTCGCCAGCCTGCGCGACGTGCTCGACATGCTGCGCGCGCATGCGGACACGCAGCGGCCCCTAGGCGCCATTGCGCGATGA